A window of Apium graveolens cultivar Ventura chromosome 8, ASM990537v1, whole genome shotgun sequence contains these coding sequences:
- the LOC141679026 gene encoding putative small ubiquitin-related modifier 8, producing the protein MDKMCESSSPRGNQLGKRPASSLSAQNRRGKKRAAEKDEELHGFILITVKSQKKEVCFKIQRTIKLQKIIKVFCDKAGLKFSTMQFLVNGSRIPLTSTADELGMSDGAEIEAMALRRRGGKAAGVI; encoded by the exons ATG GATAAAATGTGTGAATCATCATCTCCCCGAGGTAATCAACTGGGGAAGAGGCCAGCATCATCATTATCGGCTCAAAATAGACGAGGCAAGAAACGAGCAGCAGAAAAGGATGAAGAATTACATGGTTTTATTCTCATCACAGTCAAGAGTCAG AAAAAAGAGGTCTGTTTCAAGATTCAACGGACGATTAAACTGCAAAAGATCATCAAGGTATTCTGTGATAAAGCAGGATTGAAATTCAGTACCATGCAATTCCTCGTTAATGGCTCTCGGATCCCCCTGACATCAACTGCTGACGAG CTTGGCATGAGCGATGGCGCTGAAATTGAAGCAATGGCCTTGCGACGCAGGGGTGGCAAAGCAGCTGGTGTTATTTAG
- the LOC141678504 gene encoding ER lumen protein-retaining receptor, translated as MNIFRLAGDMTHLASVLVLLLKIHTIKSCAGVSLKTQELYALVFATRYLDIFTDYVSLYNTVMKLIFLGSSFSIVWYIRRHKIVRRSYDKDQDTFRHYFLLLPCFILALLINERFTFREVMWTFSLYLEAIAILPQLVLLQRTRNIDNLTGQYVFLLGAYRALYILNWIYRYFTEPHFVHWITWISGLIQTLLYADFFYYYFQSWKNNVRLQLPA; from the exons ATGAATATATTCAGATTAGCAGGGGATATGACCCATTTGGCCAGTGTTCTTGTTTTGCTTCTCAAGATCCACACCATTAAATCTTGTGCTG GGGTTTCACTAAAGACTCAAGAGCTTTATGCTCTTGTCTTCGCTACTCGCTACTTGGATATATTTACCGATTATGTCTCGTTATACAATACTGTAATGAAGCTAATCTTCTTGGGAAGCTCCTTCTCGATTGTTTGGTACATAAGACGCCACAAAATTGTCCGCAGATCCTATGATAAAGACCAAGACACCTTTCGCCACTACTTTCTTTTGCTGCCTTGTTTTATTTTGGCCCTATTAATAAATGAAAGGTTCACCTTTAGAGAG GTAATGTGGACGTTTTCTTTATATTTGGAGGCTATTGCCATACTTCCTCAGCTGGTGTTGCTACAAAGGACAAGAAATATCGACAATTTGACCGGGCAATATGTGTTCCTTCTTGG TGCATATAGAGCATTATACATCTTGAACTGGATATACCGCTACTTCACGGAACCCCACTTTGTTCATTGGATAA CTTGGATATCTGGGCTTATTCAGACACTGCTTTACGCTGATTTCTTTTACTACTACTTCCAAAG CTGGAAGAATAACGTAAGGCTTCAGTTACCAGCTTGA
- the LOC141678944 gene encoding small ubiquitin-related modifier 1-like — translation MDKMFESSSSQGHLGKRPASSSAALEKRGKKRATEGQEESQRQISLTVKSQDKEVHFQVKRSTSMEKILRKFCEKARLEYRTMKFFMDSQSFPVNSTADELHLNDGDEIEALGWQTGA, via the exons ATG GATAAAATGTTCGAATCATCATCATCCCAAGGACATCTAGGCAAGAGGCCAGCATCATCATCAGCTGCTCTAGAGAAACGAGGAAAGAAACGAGCAACAGAAGGGCAGGAGGAATCTCAGAGACAAATTTCACTCACAGTCAAGAGTCAG GATAAAGAGGTCCACTTCCAGGTTAAACGTTCAACTTCGATGGAAAAGATCCTCAGGAAGTTCTGTGAGAAAGCTCGACTAGAATACAGGACCATGAAATTCTTTATGGACTCCCAGAGCTTCCCGGTGAATAGCACTGCTGACGAG CTTCACTTGAACGACGGTGATGAAATCGAAGCACTGGGATGGCAAACCGGAGCCTGA